One genomic segment of Brassica napus cultivar Da-Ae chromosome A3, Da-Ae, whole genome shotgun sequence includes these proteins:
- the LOC111214722 gene encoding defensin-like protein 163: protein MAKLVCTYLFFSMIVMSAFLALPIADGADTRMCIVVEKLSKPCTFQECQPLCIQKYRGTGVCLGNNNSNCKCKYNC, encoded by the exons ATGGCAAAACTAGTTTGTACGTATCTGTTCTTCTCCATGATTGTTATGTCTG cCTTTTTGGCTTTGCCAATTGCAGATGGAGCGGATACAAGAATGTGTATTGTGGTCGAGAAGCTGAGCAAACCATGCACTTTTCAAGAATGCCAACCACTTTGTATTCAGAAATACAGAGGGACTGGCGTTTGTCTCGGAAATAACAACTCTAATTGCAAGTGCAAATATAATTGTTAA
- the LOC111214723 gene encoding defensin-like protein 163 → MAKLVCLCLFISMLVLSAFLALPSADGAEIRRCSVVLNLSKPCTFQECQPLCIQKYKGTGVCLGDNIKNSKCNCEYNC, encoded by the exons ATGGCAAAATTAGTTTGTTTGTGTCTGTTCATCTCCATGCTTGTTCTCTCTG caTTTTTGGCTTTGCCAAGTGCAGATGGAGCGGAGATAAGAAGGTGTAGTGTGGTGTTGAACCTAAGCAAGCCATGCACTTTTCAAGAATGCCAACCACTTTGTATTCAGAAGTACAAGGGGACTGGCGTTTGTCTCGGAGATAACATTAAGAACTCTAAATGCAATTGTGAATATAATTGCTAA
- the LOC106416987 gene encoding profilin-4 produces the protein MSWQTYVDEHLMCDVGDGQGHHLTAAAIVGHDGSVWAQSANFPQFKAQEFTGIMKDFDEPGHLAPTGLFLAGAKYMVIQGEPGAVIRGKKGAGGITIKKTGQSCVFGIYEEPVTPGQCNMVVERLGDYLLEQDL, from the exons ATGTCGTGGCAAACTTACGTTGATGAGCATTTGATGTGTGATGTTGGAGATGGTCAGGGTCATCACCTAACCGCTGCAGCAATCGTTGGTCATGACGGTAGCGTTTGGGCCCAGAGCGCCAACTTCCCTCAG TTCAAGGCACAAGAGTTCACTGGTATAATGAAGGATTTTGATGAACCGGGTCACTTAGCCCCCACAGGGTTATTTCTAGCAGGGGCCAAGTACATGGTGATCCAAGGTGAGCCTGGTGCTGTAATCCGTGGCAAGAAG GGAGCAGGAGGCATAACCATAAAGAAAACAGGACAATCATGTGTGTTTGGGATCTATGAAGAGCCCGTGACACCAGGACAGTGCAACATGGTCGTCGAGAGGCTGGGTGATTACCTCCTCGAACAAGATCTCTAA